In one window of Siphonobacter curvatus DNA:
- a CDS encoding Fic family protein: protein MAYDRNQPYNDLPLLPPDASSENDVDILKKLVVASRALASVNSSIQRLPNPLMLINTIALQEAKASTAIENIFTTEDELYRAVSDTLQEEKANASTKEVLRYREALWTGYHLIQQTRRIDLEGVIGIFRQIKRSSAGLRSPASLTIIKRGQSEFRAGEVIYTPPRGNGIVEKLMDNLLAYLNDEKTYPTDPLLKMCIAHYQFEAIHPFTDGNGRTGRILNLLYLVNAGLLDQPVLYLSKYIIVHKDDYYYNLGVVTQRGSWKPWILFLLDAIEKTAQLTSQLIDQILAQMESTLAHGKSLMKWYNKEVNELIFSQPYIKPALIGEQLGITSRTTLTKYFKELVAARILNPSKDGKELFYVNEDLIRILEN from the coding sequence ATGGCTTACGATCGCAACCAACCCTATAATGATCTCCCGCTTTTACCGCCTGATGCCAGTAGTGAAAATGACGTAGACATTTTAAAAAAACTGGTAGTTGCCTCCCGGGCATTGGCATCGGTCAATAGCAGTATTCAGCGGTTACCCAATCCTTTGATGCTGATCAACACCATTGCTCTTCAGGAGGCCAAGGCTTCAACGGCTATTGAAAATATCTTTACCACGGAAGATGAACTTTACCGGGCCGTTTCGGATACCCTCCAGGAAGAAAAAGCCAATGCGTCTACCAAGGAAGTACTCCGCTACCGGGAGGCTTTATGGACGGGTTATCATCTAATCCAGCAAACCCGGCGAATCGATCTGGAAGGCGTAATCGGTATCTTCAGACAAATTAAACGCTCTTCAGCGGGGCTACGCTCTCCGGCATCACTCACGATCATTAAACGCGGACAAAGTGAATTTAGAGCGGGAGAAGTCATTTACACACCGCCACGGGGCAATGGCATCGTTGAGAAACTCATGGATAATCTACTGGCGTATCTCAACGATGAAAAGACCTATCCCACCGATCCGTTGCTGAAAATGTGTATCGCTCATTACCAGTTTGAGGCCATTCACCCATTTACGGACGGAAATGGTCGGACCGGACGAATTCTTAATTTACTGTATCTGGTGAATGCAGGATTACTGGACCAGCCCGTGCTATATTTATCCAAGTACATCATCGTCCATAAAGATGATTACTACTATAATCTGGGCGTAGTCACCCAGCGGGGAAGCTGGAAACCGTGGATTTTATTTCTACTGGATGCCATCGAGAAAACGGCCCAGCTGACGAGTCAGTTGATCGATCAGATTCTGGCCCAGATGGAGTCTACCCTGGCTCACGGGAAAAGTCTGATGAAATGGTACAATAAAGAAGTAAACGAGCTAATTTTCAGCCAACCGTACATTAAACCCGCTCTGATTGGGGAGCAGCTAGGCATTACTTCCCGAACGACGCTGACCAAGTATTTTAAAGAGCTGGTAGCCGCCCGAATCCTAAATCCGTCGAAGGATGGCAAGGAACTGTTTTACGTAAATGAAGACTTAATCCGTATTTTGGAAAATTAA
- a CDS encoding 4-hydroxybenzoate 3-monooxygenase: MEETTVVIIGAGVCGLTLAAFLQKAKIPFVVLERRDRAYIETRQRAGVVDSRAVRMFEEWGLADKLLSGPAAYAIEYRLNGLPRVFSGIGDNGAQSLFCTQQMLVNNLLRDLVDVTAADVRFEVVDLTIRNEKKERPQVSYTDQSGQHQIVCEYMAGCDADRGVSRSSIPEELLTKYSYEYGYAWLAALVEAPVTGYPIMAISEHGFAAQLPRGPQRSRYYLQCALSDHAADWPNERIWDEIRRRVGDDSIENVPIHHIEFVPFRSVVYSPMQYNNLFLAGDAAHLVPPVSAKGMNLGLYDVDILAHALISAIKEHDTTALEHYSTTCLPHVWNYQDFALWMADTMHDAGDPSQYGAFRQMVARARLDNLFHSPTAARLHMEYQGGTN, encoded by the coding sequence ATGGAAGAAACCACCGTCGTTATCATCGGAGCTGGTGTATGCGGACTGACGCTGGCCGCATTTTTACAGAAGGCCAAAATACCTTTTGTGGTATTGGAAAGGCGTGATCGTGCCTATATTGAGACGCGGCAACGGGCTGGCGTAGTTGATTCCCGGGCCGTGCGGATGTTTGAAGAATGGGGGTTGGCGGATAAATTACTCAGCGGTCCGGCTGCGTACGCTATTGAGTATCGCCTCAACGGCTTACCACGGGTGTTTAGCGGCATCGGCGACAATGGGGCTCAAAGTCTGTTCTGTACCCAGCAAATGCTGGTTAATAATTTACTACGAGATCTAGTGGATGTAACGGCAGCAGACGTCCGGTTTGAGGTCGTTGACCTCACCATTCGGAACGAAAAAAAGGAACGTCCCCAGGTTTCGTATACGGATCAAAGCGGTCAGCATCAAATTGTTTGTGAGTATATGGCAGGGTGTGATGCCGATCGGGGAGTCAGCCGATCATCGATTCCTGAAGAATTATTGACTAAATATAGTTACGAGTATGGATATGCCTGGTTAGCTGCTCTGGTTGAAGCCCCAGTAACAGGCTATCCCATTATGGCAATCAGTGAACATGGATTTGCCGCTCAACTTCCACGTGGTCCGCAACGGAGCCGGTATTATTTGCAATGTGCTTTAAGTGATCATGCAGCAGATTGGCCGAATGAGCGTATTTGGGATGAAATTAGGCGTAGAGTAGGGGATGATTCCATTGAAAACGTTCCCATACACCATATTGAATTTGTTCCCTTTCGTTCTGTCGTTTACTCCCCTATGCAGTATAATAATCTTTTCCTGGCCGGTGATGCCGCCCACCTTGTTCCTCCCGTAAGTGCCAAAGGAATGAATCTAGGGCTTTACGATGTGGATATACTGGCCCATGCCCTAATCAGTGCGATTAAGGAGCACGATACAACCGCGTTGGAACATTATTCTACTACCTGTTTGCCTCATGTATGGAATTATCAGGATTTCGCCCTATGGATGGCTGACACCATGCATGATGCAGGTGATCCTTCGCAGTACGGAGCATTTCGTCAGATGGTTGCCCGTGCTCGTTTAGATAATCTGTTTCATTCGCCTACCGCAGCTCGCCTGCATATGGAATATCAGGGCGGGACGAACTAA
- a CDS encoding helix-turn-helix domain-containing protein, giving the protein MYDWFSGVYVHTMDALKLQHPLYEMSQPHRHDFYYCIVLDKGEMELEVDFEKVQLNDHHIFVSYPGQIHHIVSAQVKRGWFLAFDPAILDVNLRSILDQCLAEIILIPVASQQFAHLYSLIDHLYLIYKEPAPLFQEQVIQGMLSSLIYRFASIYLQQEKSRLRTHSTRSIEMTKIFRQMLRNNFRTMKSTSQYAAEMNISASHLNDTVKSVTGFPITYHIQQELMREARRLLYYSDHTILAVADELGFNDLKYFTRLFSKIIGVAPSTFKKMKSDLNKVRFKSV; this is encoded by the coding sequence ATGTATGATTGGTTTTCAGGGGTCTATGTACACACAATGGATGCCCTAAAGCTTCAGCATCCTCTATATGAGATGTCGCAACCACACCGGCATGACTTTTACTATTGTATCGTGCTTGATAAAGGGGAGATGGAGCTAGAAGTCGATTTTGAAAAAGTTCAGTTGAACGATCACCATATTTTTGTTTCTTATCCAGGCCAGATCCATCATATCGTATCCGCCCAGGTAAAGCGTGGTTGGTTTCTGGCATTTGATCCTGCCATACTTGACGTAAACCTGAGAAGCATCCTCGATCAATGTCTAGCCGAAATCATTTTGATACCGGTAGCGTCACAGCAATTTGCACACCTCTATTCTTTGATAGATCATCTCTATTTAATCTATAAGGAACCTGCACCGTTATTTCAAGAGCAAGTCATTCAGGGAATGCTCAGTTCACTCATTTATCGATTCGCTTCCATCTACTTACAGCAGGAAAAGTCGAGGCTACGCACGCATTCTACTCGTAGTATTGAGATGACGAAGATTTTCCGGCAGATGCTTCGAAACAACTTCCGCACCATGAAAAGCACCTCACAGTATGCGGCTGAAATGAACATTTCAGCCAGCCACTTGAATGATACGGTCAAGTCCGTTACCGGCTTCCCGATCACTTACCATATTCAGCAAGAATTAATGCGGGAAGCCCGACGCTTATTATATTACTCTGATCATACCATACTAGCAGTGGCAGATGAGCTGGGTTTCAATGATCTAAAGTATTTTACCCGTTTGTTCAGCAAAATTATCGGGGTCGCCCCGAGCACATTCAAAAAAATGAAGAGCGACCTAAATAAAGTTCGTTTCAAGTCGGTATAA
- a CDS encoding serine hydrolase domain-containing protein, which translates to MPFPRWICTFLFLFLSIHSYAQRTFDNNLSLEIDSLFSQRLPAVAPGGVLLIARQGNILYHKAFGNADLEKNTPMQPDMIFRIGSITKQFTAVAILQLAEAGKLSLQDSIQTYLKNFPSKGHTLTIEHLLTHTSGIKNYFEIDNPTQQRPTYTPAQGVDYFKDEPLSFAPGSQFEYSNSNYYLLGYLIEVITGQPYEQYLHEHVLAKANLTHTSYYNAESPVSPMPAAYAKVDRKLGKASLQEIYTLYAAGGLLSSATDLLTWHQALLAGKLISDSLLKKAWTSFKLTNGTDAPYGYGWYNKKLDGQPTIEHAGSTDGF; encoded by the coding sequence ATGCCATTCCCTCGCTGGATTTGTACTTTCCTTTTTCTCTTTCTTAGCATTCATTCTTACGCCCAGAGAACATTTGATAACAACCTTAGCCTTGAGATTGATTCGCTTTTTTCCCAACGTCTGCCTGCCGTTGCCCCCGGCGGCGTGTTATTGATTGCTAGACAGGGAAATATCCTTTATCACAAGGCTTTCGGAAACGCGGATTTGGAAAAGAATACGCCCATGCAGCCCGATATGATCTTTCGCATCGGCTCCATTACCAAACAGTTTACCGCCGTTGCCATCCTTCAACTCGCAGAAGCAGGCAAACTTTCCCTTCAGGACTCGATTCAAACCTACCTTAAAAATTTTCCCAGCAAAGGCCACACTCTTACCATCGAACACCTGCTTACGCACACTTCTGGCATTAAAAATTACTTTGAAATCGATAACCCTACCCAGCAACGACCTACCTATACGCCCGCTCAGGGGGTCGATTATTTTAAAGATGAGCCCCTAAGCTTTGCACCAGGAAGTCAATTTGAATACAGCAATTCCAATTACTATTTATTAGGGTACCTCATTGAAGTCATTACGGGGCAACCCTATGAGCAGTACCTTCACGAACATGTTCTGGCTAAAGCAAACCTAACCCATACTTCTTATTATAATGCTGAAAGTCCAGTAAGTCCAATGCCTGCGGCTTACGCCAAAGTAGACAGAAAACTGGGAAAAGCCAGCCTTCAGGAAATCTACACGTTGTATGCTGCCGGAGGTTTGCTTTCTTCGGCAACAGATCTACTTACCTGGCATCAGGCTTTGCTAGCAGGAAAACTCATCAGTGATTCATTACTAAAAAAAGCCTGGACTTCCTTCAAGCTTACCAACGGAACGGATGCTCCGTATGGCTATGGTTGGTACAATAAAAAACTCGACGGGCAACCTACGATTGAGCACGCTGGCTCTACGGATGGCTTTTAA
- a CDS encoding helix-turn-helix domain-containing protein, with protein sequence MSDLSVLATFFAFSAGALGLLGALFWMGLTKANKPADRWLGAFYFILACTFTQLFLEAFKRDVSGLYHVLELPRWAMLPCLYLAVNHYVAPSLPIKNWLLHFVPFLLFLVFSLVYLTPTLSSEPAYLPSLPAWIRFTVRYFFFGQMMYYWISCFSLLRRHRKNIQLLSSFTDKIDLKWLSYLLASVLVLIVIRLLSVLISDITAFSSVLYFVGIIPLAYATLTQKSIYLTESYLPLEKDEIAAKKASNERLTPAQVEALKGIILRKTQDEKLYLDPNLTLSALALKIGITTHELSYVLNNGFGKNFYQFINELRTQEAKILLLSDDLKHMDLLGVAIKAGFNSKTTFYTTFKKATNLTPKEYIQAHTKTN encoded by the coding sequence ATGTCCGACTTATCTGTTTTAGCTACTTTTTTTGCCTTTTCCGCGGGAGCATTGGGGCTGTTAGGAGCCTTGTTTTGGATGGGTTTAACGAAGGCAAACAAGCCAGCCGACCGATGGCTCGGAGCCTTCTATTTTATCCTTGCCTGCACATTCACCCAACTTTTCCTGGAAGCATTTAAACGGGATGTCAGTGGTCTGTACCATGTACTAGAATTACCCAGATGGGCTATGCTTCCCTGTTTGTATCTGGCCGTAAACCATTACGTAGCTCCTTCTTTGCCTATTAAGAACTGGCTTCTGCACTTCGTACCCTTCTTGCTTTTTCTTGTCTTTTCTCTCGTCTACTTAACGCCCACGCTTAGTAGCGAACCGGCCTATTTACCTTCCTTGCCAGCTTGGATACGGTTTACGGTCCGGTATTTTTTCTTTGGCCAGATGATGTATTATTGGATAAGCTGCTTTTCTCTACTCCGCCGTCACCGAAAAAATATACAACTCCTCTCTTCGTTTACCGACAAAATTGATCTGAAGTGGCTTAGTTATCTCCTGGCCTCCGTGTTGGTGTTGATCGTCATTCGCCTGCTAAGTGTATTGATTAGTGACATCACTGCTTTTTCCTCTGTGCTCTATTTTGTAGGGATCATCCCGTTGGCTTATGCCACCCTAACTCAAAAATCAATTTATCTAACGGAGTCTTATCTTCCCTTAGAAAAAGACGAGATAGCAGCTAAAAAAGCCAGTAATGAACGACTTACGCCTGCTCAGGTTGAAGCACTCAAAGGAATCATTCTGCGAAAGACCCAGGATGAGAAACTGTACCTCGATCCCAACCTAACCCTTTCGGCATTAGCATTAAAGATAGGCATTACCACCCATGAATTATCTTACGTGCTTAACAATGGATTTGGGAAGAACTTTTATCAGTTTATTAATGAACTGCGAACGCAGGAAGCAAAGATCCTGCTCCTATCCGATGACCTAAAGCATATGGATCTGTTGGGTGTTGCCATTAAAGCTGGCTTCAACTCCAAAACTACCTTTTACACCACCTTTAAAAAAGCAACGAATCTTACGCCTAAAGAATACATCCAAGCCCATACAAAAACCAATTGA